A genome region from Synchiropus splendidus isolate RoL2022-P1 chromosome 5, RoL_Sspl_1.0, whole genome shotgun sequence includes the following:
- the spata5l1 gene encoding spermatogenesis-associated protein 5-like protein 1 codes for MPLRLLTIDPEDRGSQRCRMGPGMMSALGLSLGSPLSVSLSGGSCLCTAWTRPDLAEGFVQVDMKCTSPGLITKPGQQVDPDQLKPIPISKLKCVKVTVVVRTAEFKRRTRPQFIHELVKDMMKGVYLQANHVINLEEYDTEIRFVVIDSINPADSASAGLFSAKTGLDIVDIRTVRQHQIQLQGSPSPPLGGLEEVSASLREMLQLPLLYPRTLTSLGVSCPRGVLLVGPPGVGKTLLVRKVVAEVGASLVVVRGPEVVGARPGESEERLRAMFAQAGEAAAEGPCVLFLDELDSLCPRRTGSSAPENRLVAQLLTLMDGMDQSDRFLIIGATNRPDSLDPALRRPGRFDREVVIGAPTVTQRAAILTVLCEKMPVCPSVDIVELAQKTNGYVGADLSALCREAAMTALRENSKGSGEQTVDTKHFQEALKLVGPSALRSSLGRTDLCPVTWDQIGGLDEVKVKLRQSIEWPMMYPEAFTRLGLSRPRGVLLYGPPGCAKTTLVRAAASASHCTFLSVSGADLYSPYVGDSEKALAQLFRQARACAPCILFLDEIDSVIGSRSRRSSNSVQTRLLSVLLNEMDGVGLKAVERRGTQQEPQLEGSAGSEGGHSQVTQQMECQEVCNREVMVVAATNRPDCLDSALLRPGRLDHIIYVPPPDQQSRLAILKVCTRSMPLHSEVCLEELAAGTHLFSGADLENLCKEAALLALQEENMQASVIQHSHFLRILNQTSPSLTAQQIHTYSSSIRVD; via the exons ATGCCTCTGAGGCTATTGACAATTGATCCTGAAGACCGGGGCTCTCAAAGATGCAGAATGGGACCGGGCATGATGTCAGCGCTGGGTCTCAGCCTGGGCTCCCCGTTGTCGGTGTCTCTATCCGGGGGGAGCTGTCTGTGCACCGCCTGGACGAGGCCGGACCTGGCCGAAGGCTTCGTCCAGGTGGACATGAAGTGTACCTCTCCTGGTCTGATAACTAAACCCGGTCAGCAAGTGGATCCCGATCAGCTCAAACCGATCCCTATCTCCAAACTGAAGTGTGTCAAAGTAACCGTGGTTGTCCGGACTGCGGAGTTTAAGAGACGGACTCGTCCTCAGTTCATTCACGAGCTTGTCAAAGACATGATGAAAGGTGTTTACCTGCAAGCGAATCACGTGATCAACCTGGAGGAGTACGACACAGAGATTAGATTTGTTGTCATCGACAGCATCAATCCAGCTGACTCTGCATCGGCAGGACTTTTCTCTGCAAAAACCGGTCTGGACATTGTCGACATCCGGACTGTCCGACAACACCAGATCCAGCTGCAGGGTTCACCCTCACCCCCACTTGGTGGTCTGGAAGAG GTGAGTGCCTCGCTGAGAGAGATGTTGCAGCTGCCTTTGCTGTACCCAAGAACCCTGACTTCCTTAGGGGTGTCCTGCCCCAGAGGGGTGCTGCTGGTGGGACCCCCAGGCGTGGGCAAGACCCTGCTCGTCCGTAAAGTGGTTGCGGAGGTTGGAGCAAGCTTGGTTGTAGTCAGAGGACCAGAG GTGGTCGGGGCCCGACCTGGCGAGAGTGAGGAGAGGTTGCGGGCTATGTTTGCGCaggctggagaagcagcagcagaaggtccATGTGTGCTCTTCTTGGATGAGCTGGACTCTCTCTGTCCCAGAAGAACTGGAAGTTCAGCTCCGGAGAATCGCCTGGTGGCACAGCTTCTCACCTTGATGGATGGCATGGACCAGTCCGACCGCTTCCTCATCATCGGGGCGACTAACCGACCCGACAGCTTGGATCCCGCCCTGCGCAGACCCGGCAGATTTGACAGAGAG GTTGTCATCGGGGCACCAACCGTGACACAGAGAGCAGCCATCTTGACTGTCCTGTGTGAGAAGATGCCAGTGTGTCCTAGCGTGGACATTGTTGAGTTGGCGCAGAAAACTAACGGCTATGTTGGAGCTGACCTCAGCGCCCTCTGCAGGGAGGCCGCCATGACTGCATTACGAGAAAACTCAAAG GGATCGGGAGAGCAAACCGTGGATACGAAGCATTTCCAGGAGGCCCTGAAGTTGGTGGGCCCTTCGGCGCTTCGCAGCAGTCTGGGCAGAACAGATCTGTGCCCGGTGACCTGGGATCAGATTGGTGGTCTCGATGAAGTCAAAGTGAAACTAAGACAG AGTATCGAGTGGCCAATGATGTATCCCGAAGCCTTCACCCGCCTGGGTCTCTCCCGTCCTCGTGGCGTGCTGCTCTATGGACCCCCAGGATGTGCGAAGACCACACtggtcagagcagcagccagcGCCTCCCACTGCACCTTCCTGTCGGTCAGTGGCGCTGACCTCTACTCCCCCTATGTGGGAGACTCGGAAAAAGCATTAGCCCAG CTTTTCCGTCAGGCGAGAGCTTGTGCTCCTTGTATTTTGTTCTTGGACGAGATCGACTCTGTCATTGGCTCTCGGTCACGCCGGTCCTCCAACAGCGTTCAAACACGACTGTTGTCTGTACTTCTGAACGAGATGGATGGAGTCGGTCTAAAGGCTGTTGAAAGAAGAGGGACGCAGCAGGAGCCCCAGTTGGAGGGTTCAGCGGGTTCAGAGGGGGGTCACTCTCAAGTCACTCAACAG ATGGAATGTCAGGAAGTTTGCAACAGAGAGGTGATGGTGGTGGCAGCTACCAACAGGCCTGACTGTCTGGACAGTGCTCTACTGAGGCCGGGCAGACTGGACCACATCATCTACGTCCCTCCTCCTGACCAGCAG AGTCGACTCGCCATCCTGAAGGTGTGCACCAGGTCTATGCCACTTCATTCTGAGGTGTGCTTGGAGGAGCTGGCTGCCGGGACTCATCTCTTTTCTGGAGCAGACCTGGAGAACCTTTGCAAAGAG GCTGCTCTTCTAGCATTGCAAGAGGAAAACATGCAGGCGTCCGTGATCCAGCACTCACACTTCCTGCGCATCCTCAACCAAACCAGCCCCTCCCTCACTGCTCAGCAAATACACACATACTCGTCCTCCATTCGAgtagattag
- the c5h15orf48 gene encoding normal mucosa of esophagus-specific gene 1 protein, with amino-acid sequence MKGFFQMLSKKKELIPLIGFMAFAAMGATSAAIYFLFTKPDVILNKSSNPEPWERVDPSKPQKLLTINQQWKPVKELEHVRNLTK; translated from the exons ATGAAGGGATTCTTTCAGATGCTGTCCAAGAAAAAggag CTTATTCCTTTGATCGGGTTTATGGCTTTTGCTGCCATGGGGGCCACTTCGGCTGCTATCTACTTCCTCTTCACTAAACCTGACGTGAT tTTGAACAAGTCTTCCAATCCAGAACCATGGGAAAGAGTCGATCCATCGAAACCACAAAAG CTTTTGACCATCAACCAGCAGTGGAAACCGGTGAAGGAGCTGGAGCACGTGAGGAACCTCACCAAGTGA
- the slc30a4 gene encoding zinc transporter 4, which yields MPGNIVNKVRCALRRGSGDQGFSDRSPFDLSDELEEEDTPKFNQLKVVVSGDMNGGAAPSNGVAVNTLLVEVDDDMLIDSSPSSDGAGLNMDPCDSCTKKREMIKQKKVMKRLIIAAVLYTLFMIAEIVGGYVSSSLAIMTDAVHLLTDVIGILFSLLALWLSSKPPTKRFTFGLDRLEVIAVFFSVALIYILTAVLVMEAVQRTISQDFEIDGDVMLITAAIGVAVNLIMGFLLNQDGHLHSHGGHGHSHSHGHGHGHGHGHDHGHSHGPGANSGGQQQKQSASMIVRAAFIHALGDLVQSVGVLVAAYIVRFKPEYKMADPICTYIFSILVLFTTFRIIRDTFVIVLEGAPKHLDTQRIKEDLLNLDDVQSVEELNVWALTGEKTAALVHLRLTPSSDHNWEEVQAKARHLMLHTYKVSRCTVQVQTHRQRQARSCANCQVPSA from the exons ATGCCTGGGAATATCGTAAACAAGGTTCGATGCGCTCTCAGGAGGGGTAGCGGCGATCAGGGCTTCAGCGACAGGTCGCCCTTCGATCTCtcggatgagctggaggaggaggacacccCCAAGTTCAACCAACTGAAGGTGGTGGTCTCCGGGGATATGAACGGCGGAGCTGCTCCGTCCAACGGGGTGGCGGTCAACACGCTGCTGGTGGAGGTTGACGATGACATGCTGATCGACTCCAGTCCCAGCTCGGACGGCGCCGGCTTGAACATGGACCCGTGCGATAGCTGCACCAAGAAGAGGGAAATGATCAAGCAAaagaaggtgatgaagaggctCATCATCGCTGCTGTCCTCTACACACTGTTCATGATCGCTGAAATTGTAG GCGGCTATGTGTCCAGCAGTTTGGCCATCATGACAGATGCCGTGCATCTGCTCACAGACGTGATCGGGATTTTGTTTTCCCTGTTGGCACTCTGGCTTTCCTCAAAGCCCCCCACCAAGAGATTCACCTTCGGACTGGACCGCCTCG AGGTGATTGCTGTCTTCTTCAGTGTGGCTCTCATCTACATCCTGACCGCAGTCCTGGTCATGGAGGCCGTGCAGAGGACAATCAGCCAAGACTTTGAAATCGACGGAGACGTCATGCTGATCACAGCAGCGATAGGGGTCGCTGTCAATCTTAT aATGGGATTCTTGTTAAACCAAGATGGCCACTTGCACTCTCACGGAGGCCATGGCCACAGTCACTCTCACGGTCACGGTCATGGTCACGGTCATGGTCACGATCATGGTCACTCTCATGGTCCTGGTGCTAATTCAGGaggccagcagcagaagcaaagtGCCAGCATGATTGTCCGAGCGGCTTTCATCCACGCATTGGGAGACCTGGTCCAGAGTGTCGGTGTCCTTGTAGCAGCCTACATTGTCCGATTCAAG CCGGAGTATAAAATGGCAGACCCCATCTGCACTTACATCTTCTCCATCCTGGTTCTTTTTACAACATTCCGCATCATCAGAGACACGTTTGTCATTGTGCTGGAGG GTGCTCCCAAACACTTGGACACTCAGAGAATCAAAGAGGACCTCCTGAATCTAGATGACGTCCAGTCAGTAGAGGAACTGAATGTTTGGGCGTTGACAGGGGAAAAGACTGCAGCACTCGTGCATCTCCGACTCA caccttcaagtgATCACAACTGGGAGGAGGTCCAGGCAAAGGCCCGACACCTGATGCTCCACACTTACAAGGTGAGCCGGTGCACGGTGCAGGTCCAGACGCACCGGCAGAGACAAGCACGTTCGTGTGCCAACTGTCAGGTGCCCAGCGCCTGA
- the bloc1s6 gene encoding biogenesis of lysosome-related organelles complex 1 subunit 6: MEDSEDERPFSPSQLPYADLPFSAQENMCRDSQTMVTREECVDKEAVYKLTEGLLSHYLPDLQKSKQTLQELTQNQVILLDTLDQEVTKFKECNALLDLNSLFTEAKAYHHKLVNIRKEMIVIHERTTKLKKRALKLQQQKQKEALEKEQQREKEMERERQLIAKPAKRT; the protein is encoded by the exons ATGGAGGACAGTGAAGACGAAAGGCCCTTCAGTCCGAGTCAACTTCCTTATGCAG atCTCCCGTTTTCAGCACAGGAGAACATGTGTCGAGACAGCCAAACCATGGTCACCAGGGAGGAGTGTGTAGATAAAGAAGCCGTCTACAAGCTCACAGAGGGTTTGCTTTCTCATTACCTTCCAGACCTTcagaaatccaaacaaaccctGCAAGAGCTCAc ACAAAACCAAGTGATTCTGTTGGACACGCTTGATCAGGAAGTTACAAAGTTCAAGGAGTGCAATGCCTTACTGGACCTGAATTCTCTG tttACAGAAGCGAAAGCGTACCACCACAAACTGGTCAACATAAGGAAGGAGATGATTGTGATTCATGAAAGAACAACCAAACTGAAG AAAAGAGCGCTGAAGCTGCAGCAACAGAAGCAGAAGGAAGCATTGGAGAAAGAGCAGCAGCGTGagaaagagatggagagagaacgACAGCTCATCGCCAAACCTGCCAAAAGAACGTAG